From a region of the Dictyostelium discoideum AX4 chromosome 2 chromosome, whole genome shotgun sequence genome:
- a CDS encoding hypothetical protein (Similar to Dictyostelium discoideum (Slime mold). hypothetical 127.0 kDa protein): MKKLIIFVFLLIFLLEKNFLNGSLITNDITIDKTQYSIWMTGGSTNQRCSTYFTVLVTDTANPNSKLTVTAPGYTVSAITYMAKKNDTSISVPYSIGTSSIQQGSYSILITAKNDNSESSTLTIPFLCYKLTTANNGVVFSGMNASPFGFILLQFYLNGVEGKSYSKIPNSKGTGMAAIYQSKALFLSPMLLNGPGFISAEIEDTITVTSPNYYSLTNYDKVSVSRLVLTQNIQVLGDLYAPLFIFTSNSTYMSPWVNFFTNQFAIFRIIGGNNLSTTYLGLYDYRPYDGVLTNYTFCAQDQASCTLRDSVQYNITGYKTTLSIPLNSETSRYFVTQDRNIVNTGFSSGPYNYEPIYLKYQTLRTYRFPFGFKIGNNLNGFNYSMSFLIAKNDPLMGTFSVTSDTGYIVNGYTKILVSPESTNSTYPTFNSNQFIYKYDRFYLLRLDISYSYKVFKFLLGTSIYSLQSLAGDGIYEIVVDTLKPVAPFSANSILSPFNDFNYLNNFDCPFIVPPVFELGFNMYDIRNASILFKTMNVTNSVAGNILYFNLTNIDIDSPLSLFIHHQPSTQKFQTIQDQTIPSELYHKVWPAKWNETIRMFQAEFYLPRNSKSGNLPYALFFKRNVFVLNNAFGSDAQFNVISEKMDLLGPIFKNIEKYPSSSSPVITQTNTEIGWKLTISDPINGFKSGYIVVKGAIDGSNYNFTINPTNNIFEQVYTVGINLSTPCISQDYIISDVLLFDTENNNSTFTLFNDDKFIGLSLFNPFMNYLGDPSINKISVTCPNEVYDPTPVVIKNFVCGNKTVDVGLSYRIVPFYLEVENLASGVKNNSYPVIYLTATDFDTIQCQITSETIITPKSKSYQCSASLPVAFGYPFGILLSVYGLVNNGGYYSGYSSDDINKLGFQYFINTTYTIDIPVITGSDRISTFGGDLWLTGKGFKSVTGATFNYKSTTKPLQVNKIIGGAAILLGGITEMDPGTYFSIILENDKSISSNEYFIYPYQKVLNYVPTREPETPSPTPTPTVTPDPSTPIPTPSQTPTETPTQTPSETPIETPSETPSQTPTQTPTQTPTKKPQCPGKPECGGSNQGYCDTSTSGCVCFTPWVGIDCTSKVIIVPQPSINTTDPSTEISTPNGTTTTSSNLDITFRSLISLVALRELDYEYNVINTYYFEKWIYSDLTNNTSMYITNITRDDITISQTNVTIQWFDKATNISFAGNNLQMNPSTSKYTISINSYPFRNRLSKLELLMSATFESSSSDDICSSQQFGNNTNEDYLKIQIGDHSMYARFLKRGIADGLITPIDNRVIENNQTQSNSESFSSSYIGIIIPQYKSKVIVDPDFSVLLDHSSSSSSSPNSICSKKSSGLSGGEIAGIVIGSVTFAAVVIFSLSFHFVKRNQENKFNRSITNKLEKVK; encoded by the exons atgaaaaaattaataatctttgtatttttactaatttttttattagagaaaaattttttaaatggatCTTTAATAACTAATGATATTACAATTGATAAAACTCAATATTCAATATGGATGACTGGTGGTTCTACAAATCAAAGGTGTAGTACATATTTTACTGTTCTAGTTACTGACACTGCAAatccaaattcaaaattaacagTCACAGCTCCAGGTTATACTGTTAGTGCTATTACTTATATGGCTAAGAAAAATGATACATCAATTTCTGTACCCTACTCCATAGGTACCAGTAGTATTCAACAAGGATCTTATAGTATATTAATAACTgctaaaaatgataatagcGAATCTTCCACCCTTACAATTCCCTTTTTATGCTATA aactTACCACTGCAAATAATGGAGTTGTTTTCTCAGGAATGAATGCCTCACCATTTGGTTTTATACTCctccaattttatttaaatggaGTTGAAGGAAAGTCATATAGTAAAATTCCAAATAGCAAAGGAACTGGAATGGCTGCAATTTATCAGAGTAAAGCATTATTTCTATCTCCTATGTTATTAAATGGTCCTGGATTTATATCAGCCGAAATTGAAGATACTATAACTGTAACTTCACCTAATTATTACTCTCTTACAA attatgATAAAGTGAGTGTTTCAAGATTGGTATTAACTCAAAATATTCAAGTTTTGGGTGATTTATATGCTCctctttttatatttacatcaaattcaacataTATGTCGCCCTGGGtcaatttttttacaaatcaATTTGCAATTTTTAGAATAATTGGTGGcaataatttatcaacaacCTATTTAGGTTTATATGATTACAGACCATATGATGGCGTATTAACTAACTATACTTTTTGCGCTCAAGATCAAGCATCTTGTACTTTAAGGGATTCAGTACAATATAATATCACAg GTTATAAAACAACATTATCAATACCATTGAATAGCGAAACTTCAAGATATTTTGTTACTCAAGATAGAAATATTGTAAATACTGGGTTTTCAAGCGGTCCTTATAATTATGaaccaatttatttaaaataccaAACATTAAGAACTTATAGATTCCCatttggatttaaaattggtaataatttaaatggatttaattattcaatGTCATTTTTAATTGCAAAAAATGATCCATTAATGGGTACATTTAGTGTAACTTCAGATACAGGATACATAGTTAATGGATACACCAAAATATTAGTTTCACCTGAGTCAACCA attcAACTTACCCaacatttaattcaaatcaattcatttataaatatgaTAGATTTTATTTACTTAGACTTGATATTAGTTATAGCTacaaagtttttaaatttttattggGTACTTCAATTTATTCATTGCAATCACTTGCAGGAGATGGTATTTATGAAATAGTTGTAGATACACTTAAACCTGTGGCTCCATTTAGTGCAAATAGTATTTTAAGTCcatttaatgatttcaactacctaaataattttgattgtcCATTTATAGTACCACCTGTTTTTGAATTGG gTTTCAATATGTATGATATTAGAAATGCATCAatactttttaaaacaatgaaTGTAACAAATTCAGTTGCAGgaaatattctttattttaatttgacaAATATAGATATTGATTCACCATTGAGTTTATTTATTCACCACCAACCATCAACACAAAAATTCCAAACCATCCAAGACCAAACAATTCCATCTGAATTGTATCATAAAGTTTGGCCAGCAAAATGGAATGAAACAATTAGAATGTTTCAAGCAGAGTTTTATTTGCCAAGAAATTCTAAAAGTGGAAATTTACCGTATGCactcttttttaaaagaaatgtatttgttttaaataatgcaTTTGGTAGTGATGCTCAATTTAATGTAATTTCTGAAAAAATGGATTTGCTAGGtccaatatttaaaaatattgaaaagtatccatcatcatcatcaccagttATAACTCAAACTAATACTGAGATCGGTTGGAAATTAACAATTAGTGATCCaattaatggttttaaaaGTGGTTATATTGTAGTTAAAGGTGCAATTGATGgttcaaattataattttactattaatccaacaaataatatattcGAACAAGTATATACAGTTggtattaatttatcaactcCTTGTATTTCTCAAGACTATATTATTTCTGATGTATTACTATTTGAtactgaaaataataattcaacatttacattatttaatgatgacaAATTCATAGGATTATCACTTTTTAATCCATTTATGAATTATCTCGGTGATCCatcaatcaataaaatatcaGTTACTTGTCCAAATGAGGTATATGATCCAACACCAgttgtaattaaaaattttgtttgTGGTAATAAAACAGTTGATGTAGGTTTAAGCTATAGAATCGTTCCATTTTATTTAGAAGTTGAAAATTTAGCATCTggtgtaaaaaataatagttacCCAGTAATTTATTTAACTGCAACTGATTTCGATACAATTCAATGTCAAATTACATCtgaaacaataataacaccaaaatcaaaatcatatCAATGTTCAGCTTCATTACCAGTAGCATTCGGTTACCCATTTGGAATTTTATTGTCAGTTTATGGTTTAGTAAATAATGGTGGATACTACAGTGGTTATAGCTctgatgatattaataaattaggtttccaatattttattaatacaaCCTATACAATCGATATTCCAGTTATTACAGGTTCCGATAGAATTTCAACATTTGGTGGTGATTTATGGTTAACAGGTAAAGGATTTAAATCAGTTACTGGTGCAACAttcaattataaatcaaCTACTAAACCATTACAAGTTAACAAAATTATTGGAGGTGCTGCTATTTTATTAGGCGGTATCACTGAAATGGATCCAGGTACCTACTTTAGtattattttagaaaatgataaatcaatatcttcaaatgaatattttatttatccaTATCAAAAAGTATTGAATTATGTACCAACTCGTGAACCAGAAACTCCATCACCAACTCCAACACCAACTGTAACACCAGACCCTTCAACTCCAATTCCAACACCATCTCAAACACCAACGGAAACACCAACTCAAACACCATCTGAAACCCCCATTGAAACACCATCTGAAACACCATCTCAAACACCAACTCAAACTCCAACTCAAACACCAACTAAAAAACCACAATGCCCAGGAAAACCAGAATGTGGTGGTTCAAATCAAGGTTATTGTGATACCAGTACATCGGGTTGTGTTTGTTTCACACCATGGGTTGGTATTGACTGTACATCCAAAGTTATTATTGTACCACAACCATCAATTAATACAACCGATCCATCAACCGAAATTTCAACACCAAACGGAACAACTACTACCTCATCGAATCTTGATATTACATTTAGatctttaatatcattagTAGCTTTAAGAGAACTCGATTATGAATATAATGTAATCAATACCTATTACTTTGAAAAATGGATTTACAGTGATTTAACTAATAATACATCTATGTATATAACTAATATTACAAGAGATGACATTACAATATCACAAACAAATGTAACTATTCAATGGTTTGATAAGGCTACAAATATATCATTCGCtggtaataatttacaaatgaaCCCATCAACTTCAAAATATACAATTTCAATCAATTCATATCCATTTAGAAATCGATTAAGtaaattagaattattaatgtCAGCAACATTTGAATCATCTAGCAGTGACGATATTTGTTCATCTCAACAATTTGGAAATAATACAAAcgaagattatttaaaaattcaaattggaGATCATTCAATGTATGCAAGATTCTTAAAAAGAGGTATTGCAGATGGACTAATTACCCCAATCGATAATAGagttattgaaaataatcaaactcAATCAAATTCTGAATCATTCTCATCTTCATATATTGGTATTATAATACCACAGTATAAATCTAAAGTTATAGTAGATCCTGATTTCTCAGTATTATTAGATCATTCATCAagttcatcttcatcaccaaattcaatttgttcTAAAAAATCCAGTGGATTAAGTGGTGGTGAAATTGCTGGTATTGTAATAGGTAGTGTCACATTTGCTGCAGTAGTAATATTCTCACTTTCCTTTCATTTTGTAAAAAGGAatcaagaaaataaatttaatagatccattacaaataaattggaaaaagtaaaataa
- a CDS encoding hypothetical protein (Similar to Dictyostelium discoideum (Slime mold). hypothetical 127.0 kDa protein), whose translation MKKLFFNFIFLFLLIFSIDFLSGSLIVRDSSLKNYKTQWANGGDNRCFISIYFLVTDTTNPNTIITCTAPSNFTIYETGTTLKNQTSYSTLLSMVSKVDTGENQSFGVNCQNTAGETSPITFSLSLITSSNYAIDISPMDATVFGYLVLQYKLNGVENRFSSDLPSASGTSCRSIYMSNHGVFGAVSNLNSPGSVSMKIQFQNTLPNQDNYFSKNNYDSTLVVRYPENLQNIQVIGDLYAPLFTFTTNSTKLTPFVKYNNLFLTYRAIYSNGPLTTYLALYDYITYIGLRDHTFSAQSGQTATTRDQVKLNITGLPSTLTIPTFGNVEQIDNIVNTGFSSGPYKYEPIYFRYQTLKSYRFPFGFKSGNNLNGFTYSMSFLIANNDPIMGDLYVTSDFPTTTKGYSKKLVSPKPTNNLFSKLNKNEFIHLFGRFYLLRFDISYQYPIFKLIVGDTIFSLESYAGENIYEMVVDTLTITSTFKANGLQYSTSDYFFYAVDNSYISPPYYDESKLYNIIMNYCFLLHIN comes from the exons atgaaaaaattattttttaattttatatttttatttttattaatattttcaattgattttttaagtGGTTCATTAATCGTTAGAGATTCCTCacttaaaaattataaaacacAATGGGCAAATGGCGGAGATAATCGAtgttttatttctatttattttttagtaaCTGATACAACAAACCCTAATACAATAATAACCTGTACAGCTCCTTCAAATTTTACTATATACGAAACAGGTACGACtttaaaaaaccaaacaTCATATTCAACTTTGTTGAGTATGGTATCCAAAGTTGATACTGGAGAAAACCAAAGTTTTGGCGTAAATTGCCAAAATACTGCCGGGGAAACCTCACCAATAACCTTTAGTCTTTCAT taattactTCATCAAATTATGCAATTGATATTTCTCCAATGGACGCAACTGTTTTTGGTTATCTAGTACTTCAATATAAACTAAATGGTGTGGAGAACCGTTTCTCTAGTGATTTGCCATCTGCATCTGGCACAAGTTGCAGAAGTATATATATGAGTAATCATGGAGTTTTTGGTGCAGTTTCAAACTTAAATTCACCAGGGAGTGTATCcatgaaaattcaatttcaaaatactTTACCAAACCaagataattatttttcaaaaaata atTATGATTCAACTTTGGTAGTTAGATACCCAGAAAATTTACAAAACATTCAAGTTATTGGTGATTTATATGCTCCACTTTTTACAtttacaacaaattcaacaaaattaACACCCTTtgttaaatataataacctttttttaaCGTACAGAGCGATTTATAGTAATGGTCCACTCACAACTTATTTAGCATTATATGATTACATTACTTATATTGGACTCAGAGATCATACTTTTTCAGCACAAAGTGGCCAAACAGCAACGACAAGAGATcaagtaaaattaaatatcacag GTTTACCATCTACATTAACAATACCCACTTTTGGTAATGTTGaacaaattgataatattgtaaATACCGGATTTTCAAGTGGGCCTTATAAATATGAACCAATTTATTTTAGATATCAAACTTTAAAATCTTATAGATTCCCATTTGGTTTTAAaagtggtaataatttaaatggatTTACATATTCAATGTCATTTTTAATTGCCAACAATGATCCAATAATGGGTGATCTATATGTTACTTCTGACTTTCCTACTACAACCAAAGGATACtctaaaaaattagtttcaccaaaaccaacca ataatttattttcaaaattaaataaaaatgaattcattcatttatttggtagattttatttattaagaTTTGATATTAGTTACCAAtatccaatttttaaattaattgttggtGATACAATTTTTTCACTTGAATCATATGCAGGGGAAAATATTTATGAAATGGTAGTTGATACTTTGACAATTACTTCAACATTTAAAGCGAATGGACTTCAATATTCAACTtcagattattttttttatgcaGTTGATAATTCTTACATTTCACCACCT
- a CDS encoding protein phosphatase 2C-related protein: protein MGIWTHNNSTSTSPNIASLNQQQQQQQQQQQQQQQQQSITLPSTLASVNELLEEAIQQNYEVIESWISSNQQHFSNVYDTLVYIYLDLDNFRVSSVYRSHPTYKTSKKNQCGFTCIFSGIGKYTKLTQSTFYSSNNGITFYNNPNVSNFMLPNNNIQSTNNNININSNNNITNQTQSMYIPQTNNNHNNNNHHISGRESPHLHDFSLNNNNNNNNQNNNNLYFNNFINNKNNVFDSAHFVLVHSVNRALDRLINTIITHTLAYDQVISYKRGEGLDFPHIQLSSNQHFQLSPKQQQIQSRIHKFQQRQLQQQQNQRSTLFKLSNDSDSSINNSTNATTTINNDDNNNLTSDDEGVSSILLSNDESGGVCNMSPELRSCSSTLSGESSPSYSPILSSNSLHNTIDGSFDFSKKVVIPPKKTLERSNTSPLLSCSLEFLGSINTGNSTTTTTTTTTTTTTTTLANTSTNSMVSGESLSSSYLVSASSTPSLSSLLPLTTITTTLQQTLLPIPTLSSSPSTTNTNTNTNTNTNTNINTNTPLSSSNTTSNDNNNNTNSNGLSPRLPEKPKDSAKPSVIQAKLIEISREVGELPSLNISETNDGMGSACIASLYGWDFEKKQQFGTPFADCFCITTDAHPMIKAVLSVADGSGHGEDPKRAAQMSILGANQYIESLFDQDIPTTNDLLTVVGNSIFEGHKRIIEDEYYQNQEIHIEPRGATTFCLGVLSKSVNENLNNSLINSNTNNIISMNQNNNSNNPNNSNSPNNSTNGVSSSEHVNHFKSYIKPSIQTRPRKNSKNNTTPTPNTTIATSTTATTSTTTNNDTTTNTNNNNNSLTNGIDSQSKQPQQQSSGESSPQHSSPIISSQRCISTSTEPIVIPFKINRTTSMDSEISSILSESPELVGGFSSQRFSNCNENDKFTPRVLELNYNNSNGNNNSNHNNPFPLPASAYPVAQPTSTSTQTPAPITSSKSTSLSQIRIENSNQLFPLPPQQPNTSKLSLSPPPTPTAIQPPISTSTTTLSTPKSTVPPKLPPNTLPPRPSNLVMANSSVNNTNNNNTNTNNNNNNNNNNNNNNNNNNNNNNNNNNNNNNEIYAPWIFVIGSVGDTKAFRWCHRNGKITEITNRAKNINVNNQPQQLVNSQLSTSSSSSSSSPSSSSYSPHHSSSLSQSPSPSPIMGSTYYGSSPSSLSQRNFNEAGGQLGWMWGGDQDKSWPIDAPSYPTISGNAHDKLREELLKARNEKCKPLLTNLHFAMALVSPGDRIFIVSDGVSDNFLNFEDSTTTSSSPSSTKVKSTREQIEENMTQFLSELPKEQLSTCESMSQAIITHCIEKTEAFRLLQEEIAKLLLKMKEIEKTTDFIKDPLYQTYKKQHSQKTNALRKIKIGKPDHSSIVIYEVPNE, encoded by the coding sequence ATGGGAATTTGGACTCATAATAATAGTACAAGTACATCACCAAATATAGCATCATTAaatcaacagcaacaacaacaacaacaacaacaacaacaacaacaacaacaacaaagtaTTACATTACCATCAACATTAGCATCagttaatgaattattagaGGAAGCAATTCAACAAAATTATGAAGTGATTGAATCATGGATTAGTAGTAATCAACAACATTTTTCAAATGTTTATGATACATtggtttatatttatttagatCTTGATAATTTTAGAGTTAGTTCAGTTTATAGAAGTCATCCAACTTATAAAACttcaaaaaagaatcaatgtGGTTTCACTTGTATTTTTTCTGGTATTGGAAAATATACTAAATTAACCCAATCAACTTTTTATTCTTCAAATAATGGTATaactttttataataatccaaatgtttcaaattttatgttgccaaataataatatacaatctactaataataatattaatattaatagtaataataatataacaaaTCAAACTCAATCAATGTATATACctcaaacaaataataaccataataataataatcatcataTAAGTGGTAGAGAATCACCACATTTACatgatttttcattaaataataataataataataataatcaaaataataataatttatattttaataattttataaataataaaaataatgtttttgATTCAGCACATTTTGTATTGGTTCATAGTGTAAATAGAGCATTGGATAGATTAATTAATACAATTATAACACATACATTAGCATATGATCAAGTGATTTCATATAAAAGAGGTGAGGGATTAGATTTTCCACACATTCAATTATCAAGTAatcaacattttcaattatcaccaaaacaacaacaaattcaatcaaGAATTCATAAATTTCAACAAagacaattacaacaacaacaaaatcaaagaagtacattatttaaattatcaaatgatagTGATTCaagtataaataatagtacgaatgctactactactattaataatgatgataataataatttaacatcaGATGATGAGGGTGTTAGTTcgatattattatcaaatgatgaaaGTGGTGGTGTTTGTAATATGTCCCCTGAATTACGTAGTTGTAGCAGTACATTGAGTGGTGAGTCATCACCAAGTTATTCCCCAATTTTGTCCAGTAATTCATTACATAATACAATTGATGGTTCATTTGATTTCTCTAAAAAAGTTGTTATCCCTCCTAAAAAGACTTTGGAACGTTCAAATacttcaccattattatccTGTTCTTTAGAATTTTTAGGTTCAATTAATACTGGTAATTCAACTAcgacaacaactactactaccactacaacCACTACTACAACATTGGCTAATACTTCCACAAATTCAATGGTTAGTGGTGAATCATTATCTTCAAGTTATTTAGTATCTGcatcatcaacaccatctttgtcatcattattaccattaacaacaataacaacaacattaCAACAAACATTATTACCAATACCAACATTGTCATCTTCACCATCaactacaaatacaaatacaaatacaaatacaaatacaaatacaaatataaatacaaatacacctttatcatcatcaaatacaacatcaaatgataataataataatactaatagtAATGGATTATCACCAAGATTACCAGAAAAACCAAAAGATTCAGCAAAACCAAGTGTTATTCAAgctaaattaattgaaatctCAAGAGAAGTTGGTGAATTACCTTCATTAAATATTAGTGAAACAAATGATGGTATGGGAAGTGCCTGTATAGCATCATTATATGGTTGGGATTTTGAAAAGAAACAACAATTTGGTACACCATTTGCTGACTGTTTTTGTATTACAACCGATGCTCATCCAATGATAAAGGCAGTACTTTCAGTTGCTGATGGCTCTGGTCATGGTGAAGATCCTAAAAGGGCTGCCCAAATGTCAATTTTAGGTGCTAATCAATACATTGAAAGTTTATTCGACCAAGATATTCCAACAACTAATGATCTTTTAACGGTTGTCggtaattcaatttttgaagGTCATAAACGTATTATTGAAGACgaatattatcaaaatcaagaAATTCATATTGAACCACGTGGTGCCACTACCTTTTGTTTAGGTGTTCTCTCTAAAAgtgtaaatgaaaatttaaataatagtttaataaattcaaatacaaataatattatttcaatgaatcaaaataataattcaaataatccaaataattcaaatagtcCAAATAATAGTACAAATGGAGTTTCAAGCTCTGAACAtgtaaatcattttaaaagttaTATAAAACCATCAATTCAAACAAGACCAagaaaaaatagtaaaaataataccaCTCCAACTCCAAATACCACCATTGCTACCTCAACTACCgccaccacctccaccaccactaataatgatactactactaatactaataataataataattctttaacaAATGGTATTGATTCACAATcaaaacaaccacaacaacaatctagTGGAGAATCATCACCACAACATTCAAGTCCAATAATTTCATCACAAAGATGTATATCAACATCAACTGAACCAATTGTTATTccattcaaaatcaatagaACAACATCAATGGATTCTGAAATTTCTTCAATTCTCTCTGAATCACCTGAATTGGTTGGTGGTTTCTCTTCTCAAAGATTTTCAAAttgtaatgaaaatgataaatttacaCCAAGAgtattagaattaaattataataatagtaatggtaataataacagtaatcataataatcCATTCCCATTACCAGCATCTGCTTATCCAGTTGCTcaaccaacatcaacatcaacacaaACACCAGCACCAATAACATCATCGAAATCAACATCATTATCACAAATTAGAATTGAAAATAGTAATCAACTATTtccactaccaccacaacaaccaaataCCAGTAAATTAAGTTTATCTCCACCTCCAACCCCAACAGCAATTCAACCACCAATTTCAACATCAACCACAACATTATCAACACCAAAAAGCACTGTGCCACCAAAATTACCACCAAACACTTTACCACCACGTCCATCAAATTTAGTTATGGCAAATTCATCTgtaaataatactaataataataataccaataccaataataataataataataataataataataataataataataataataataataataataataataataataataacaataataataatgaaatttatgCACCATGGATATTTGTAATTGGATCAGTTGGAGATACAAAAGCATTTAGATGGTGTCATAGAAATGGTAAAATCACAGAAATTACCAATAGAGCTAAGAATATAAATGTTAATaatcaaccacaacaacttGTAAATAGTCAATTatcaacttcatcatcatcatcgtcatcatcaccTTCATCATCGTCGTATTCTCCACATCATTCTTCATCTTTATCacaatcaccatcaccatcaccaattaTGGGTTCAACCTATTATggatcatcaccatcatcattatctcAAAGAAATTTCAATGAGGCAGGTGGCCAATTGGGTTGGATGTGGGGTGGTGATCAAGATAAAAGTTGGCCAATTGATGCTCCCTCTTATCCAACCATTTCTGGAAATGCTCATGATAAACTTAGAGAAGAGTTATTAAAGGCTAGAAATGAGAAATGTAAACCACTTCTAACTAATCTTCATTTTGCAATGGCTTTGGTTTCGCCTGGTGATAGAATTTTCATAGTTTCAGATGGTGTATCTgataactttttaaattttgaagatTCAACCACCACTTCTTCATCGCCTTCATCGACAAAGGTTAAAAGTACAAGAGAACAAATTGAAGAAAATATGACACAATTCTTAAGTGAATTACCAAAAGAACAACTCTCAACTTGTGAATCAATGTCACAAGCAATCATAACTCATTGTATAGAAAAAACTGAAGCTTTTCGTTTACTTCAAGAGGAAATCGCCaaattacttttaaaaatgaaagaaatCGAAAAAACCACAGATTTCATTAAAGATCCACTCTATCAAACttataaaaaacaacattCTCAAAAAACTAATGCACTcagaaaaatcaaaattggTAAACCCGATCACTCttcaattgtaatttatGAAGTTCCAAacgaataa